One Mycolicibacterium parafortuitum DNA segment encodes these proteins:
- a CDS encoding DUF4328 domain-containing protein encodes MIQVCSQCGTRWNVRDRQRVWCPRCRGTLLAPTGQAPAPGWNRPSGAPPQGPEGPGPRPPSGYRWVAVRPGAPPHPRRRRRDLGPTPRYQSIPRWGLVEHFDAPDQESAVRTGPSPHAVRVMLLLTLAGLGAAAFVHVVRYILLIVNRTVLLNPWVAAAATWGGVAVSVIAAFLVVATALVLTNWLIARRAAAYAHTGRQDPRTRVELWVGALTPLVNLVWAPVYVIELAEAEGRWRWLQRSIITWWVVWVLNTAVSVFSIATSFTTDPQGIADNTVTTIVAYLFAAASLLLVGRVFAGFEEQSVERPTHRWVVVPTEEKPAEPATSVEPDGENPAA; translated from the coding sequence ATGATCCAAGTGTGTTCCCAGTGTGGGACGCGATGGAACGTGCGCGACCGGCAGCGGGTGTGGTGCCCGCGTTGCCGCGGAACCCTGCTCGCGCCGACCGGCCAAGCCCCGGCGCCGGGCTGGAATCGGCCATCGGGTGCACCGCCGCAGGGTCCGGAGGGACCCGGCCCGCGCCCACCGTCGGGATACCGCTGGGTCGCCGTGCGCCCGGGCGCCCCGCCGCACCCGCGGCGCCGCCGCCGCGACCTCGGCCCGACCCCGCGATATCAGAGCATTCCGCGGTGGGGGCTGGTCGAACACTTCGACGCACCCGATCAGGAATCCGCGGTGCGCACCGGACCGTCGCCGCACGCTGTGCGGGTCATGCTGCTGCTGACGCTGGCCGGACTCGGCGCGGCGGCTTTCGTCCACGTGGTGCGCTACATCCTGCTGATCGTCAACCGCACCGTGCTGCTCAATCCGTGGGTCGCCGCGGCGGCCACCTGGGGCGGGGTCGCGGTGAGTGTGATCGCGGCGTTCCTGGTGGTGGCCACCGCCCTGGTGCTGACCAACTGGCTGATCGCGCGGCGGGCCGCGGCCTATGCGCACACCGGGCGGCAGGACCCCCGCACGCGCGTCGAACTGTGGGTGGGCGCTCTGACGCCGCTGGTGAACCTGGTGTGGGCGCCGGTATACGTGATCGAGCTCGCCGAGGCCGAAGGCCGGTGGCGGTGGCTGCAGCGGTCCATCATCACGTGGTGGGTCGTCTGGGTCCTCAACACCGCGGTGTCGGTGTTCTCGATCGCGACCAGCTTCACCACCGATCCGCAGGGCATCGCCGACAACACCGTCACCACGATCGTGGCCTACTTGTTCGCGGCCGCGTCGCTGCTGCTCGTCGGCCGGGTGTTCGCGGGATTCGAGGAGCAGTCGGTGGAGCGTCCGACGCACCGGTGGGTGGTGGTGCCGACCGAGGAGAAACCGGCTGAACCCGCGACTTCAGTTGAGCCCGACGGCGAGAACCCGGCAGCATAG
- a CDS encoding glycerophosphodiester phosphodiesterase, producing MSSGETFGGHPFVVAHRGASAARPEHTRAAYQLALEEGADAVECDVRLTKDGHLVCVHDRRVDRTSNGTGLVSDMTLAQLREFDYGSWHPSRRADCGNGDTGLLTLDDLVSLVMDCNRPVKMFIETKHPVRFGALVESKVLALLHRYGIASPASADMARAVVMSFSAAAVWRIRRAAPMLPTVLLGETSRYLGGSAATTVGATAVGPSIATLREHPELVDRAAAQGRALYCWTVDHYEDVQYCRELGVGWIATNHPGRTKAWLQNGLTGAGRD from the coding sequence ATGAGCTCGGGTGAGACGTTCGGCGGCCACCCCTTCGTGGTCGCCCACCGCGGCGCCTCGGCCGCGCGTCCGGAGCACACCCGGGCCGCATATCAACTGGCCCTCGAGGAGGGCGCGGACGCGGTCGAATGCGACGTCCGGCTGACCAAGGACGGGCATCTCGTCTGCGTTCACGACCGCCGGGTGGACCGCACGTCGAACGGGACCGGCCTTGTCAGCGACATGACGCTGGCGCAGCTGCGCGAGTTCGACTACGGCTCATGGCATCCGAGCCGGCGGGCGGACTGCGGTAATGGCGACACGGGTCTGCTCACCCTCGACGACCTGGTGTCGCTGGTGATGGACTGCAACCGTCCGGTGAAGATGTTCATCGAGACCAAACATCCGGTGCGTTTCGGCGCGCTGGTGGAGAGCAAGGTGCTGGCGCTGCTGCACCGCTACGGCATCGCGTCGCCGGCCTCGGCGGACATGGCGCGTGCGGTGGTGATGTCGTTCTCGGCGGCCGCGGTGTGGCGGATCCGGCGCGCGGCGCCGATGCTGCCGACCGTCCTGCTCGGCGAGACATCGCGGTACCTCGGCGGCAGCGCCGCGACGACGGTCGGTGCGACCGCCGTCGGGCCGTCCATCGCGACGCTGCGCGAGCACCCGGAGCTGGTGGACCGGGCCGCGGCCCAGGGACGGGCGCTGTACTGCTGGACCGTCGACCACTACGAGGACGTGCAGTACTGCCGCGAACTCGGGGTCGGTTGGATCGCGACGAACCACCCCGGCCGGACCAAGGCCTGGCTGCAGAACGGGCTGACCGGGGCAGGCCGCGACTGA
- a CDS encoding ferritin: MTTSAASAPSDALDTKFHSLLNDQIRSELGASQQYLAIAVYFDGADLPQLAKVFYRQSVEERNHAMMLVRYLLDRGVTTEIPAVDPVRNDFGSARDAIALALDLERSVTDQISRLAATARDEGDYLGEQFMQWFLKEQVEEVALMTTLVRIAERAGSDLFRLEDFVAREVPASSGDDASAPAVAGGAL; this comes from the coding sequence ATGACCACATCAGCCGCCTCTGCGCCCTCGGATGCACTCGACACCAAGTTCCACAGCCTGCTGAACGACCAGATCCGCAGCGAACTCGGCGCGTCGCAGCAGTACTTGGCGATCGCGGTGTACTTCGACGGTGCGGATCTGCCCCAGCTGGCCAAGGTCTTCTACCGGCAGTCCGTCGAGGAACGCAATCACGCGATGATGCTGGTGCGCTACCTGCTCGACCGCGGCGTCACGACCGAGATCCCGGCCGTGGACCCGGTGCGCAACGACTTCGGTTCCGCCCGCGACGCCATCGCGCTGGCGCTCGACCTCGAGCGTTCGGTCACCGACCAGATCAGCCGGCTCGCCGCGACCGCCCGGGACGAGGGCGACTACCTCGGCGAGCAGTTCATGCAGTGGTTCCTCAAGGAACAGGTCGAAGAGGTCGCGCTGATGACCACCCTGGTGCGCATCGCCGAGCGGGCCGGCTCCGATCTGTTCCGCCTGGAGGACTTCGTCGCGCGCGAGGTGCCCGCCTCCTCCGGGGACGACGCCTCGGCCCCCGCCGTCGCCGGCGGCGCCCTCTAG
- a CDS encoding LCP family protein — MTDKRPPYPGPVPPPPPRGTPWRREHSEVIRRDPNYRPPRGPVPPPPRQVPPPRQAPPRPRPTPPPRQAPPPRQAPPPRQAPPPIVGHPRKPRRVRRWFRIALVCLLLLGAGGIALGVWVDSSLTRIPALTAYADRPPQGAGTTWLLVGSDGREGLTPEQQAELATGGDLGGSRTDTIMLVHLPGLLSSTTATMVSIPRDSYVSIPDYGNDKINAAFSVGGAELLARTVELATGLRIDHYAEVGFGGFAGVVDAVGGVTVCPDAPIDDPLAGINLPAGCQELDGRSALGYVRSRATPRADLDRMVHQRQFMSALVDRATSPAVLLNPLRWYPMATAAADTLTVDDGAHIWDLARLGWAMRGELTNITVPIGEFTSNGAGSIVVWDSEAAERLFSALASDAPIPQDVLDAGNP, encoded by the coding sequence GTGACCGACAAGCGGCCACCCTATCCGGGGCCGGTGCCGCCGCCCCCTCCGCGCGGAACCCCGTGGCGCCGCGAGCACTCGGAGGTCATCCGGCGCGACCCGAACTATCGTCCGCCGCGCGGACCGGTACCGCCGCCGCCTCGGCAGGTCCCGCCGCCTCGGCAGGCTCCGCCCCGGCCGCGGCCGACTCCCCCACCCCGGCAGGCACCCCCACCCCGGCAGGCCCCGCCACCCCGGCAGGCTCCGCCGCCGATCGTGGGCCACCCCCGCAAGCCGCGGCGGGTGCGCCGGTGGTTCCGGATCGCGCTGGTGTGCCTGCTGCTTCTCGGCGCGGGCGGCATCGCGCTCGGCGTCTGGGTCGACTCGTCACTCACCCGGATCCCGGCGCTGACCGCCTACGCGGACCGTCCGCCGCAGGGCGCGGGAACCACCTGGCTGCTGGTCGGCTCCGACGGCCGGGAAGGGCTGACCCCGGAGCAGCAGGCCGAGCTGGCCACCGGTGGCGATCTGGGCGGCAGCCGCACCGACACGATCATGCTGGTGCATCTGCCGGGACTGCTGTCGAGCACGACGGCAACGATGGTGTCGATCCCGCGCGACTCCTACGTGTCGATCCCCGACTACGGCAACGACAAGATCAACGCCGCGTTCTCGGTGGGCGGTGCCGAACTGCTGGCCCGCACCGTCGAGCTGGCCACCGGCCTGCGCATCGACCACTACGCCGAGGTCGGCTTCGGCGGGTTCGCCGGAGTGGTCGACGCGGTCGGCGGAGTCACCGTATGCCCCGACGCCCCGATCGACGATCCGCTGGCCGGTATCAACCTGCCCGCCGGCTGCCAGGAGCTCGACGGCCGCTCGGCGCTGGGCTATGTCCGGTCGCGGGCCACCCCGCGCGCCGACCTGGACCGGATGGTGCATCAACGGCAGTTCATGTCGGCGCTGGTCGACCGCGCCACCAGCCCGGCGGTGCTGCTCAACCCGCTGCGCTGGTACCCGATGGCCACCGCCGCGGCCGACACCCTGACCGTCGACGACGGCGCCCACATCTGGGACCTGGCCCGGCTGGGCTGGGCGATGCGGGGCGAGCTCACCAACATCACCGTGCCGATCGGTGAGTTCACCAGCAACGGCGCGGGGTCGATCGTGGTCTGGGACAGCGAGGCCGCCGAACGGCTGTTCTCGGCGCTCGCCTCGGACGCACCGATCCCCCAGGATGTGCTGGACGCCGGAAATCCCTGA
- a CDS encoding CPBP family intramembrane glutamic endopeptidase, with translation MSATDDELTEPQRRALRLEIAVVLAVTFGLSAYTALLRLIEGVLLGLAGQTVALNPKRSPFDLIDLGLNLAGLFQLLAWGVLAVYLLWRGGDGPARIGLARIRWRQDILGGVGLALLIGVPGLAFYQIARLLGANASVEPAELNDTWWRIPVLLLLAFGNGWAEEVIVVGFLMTRLRQLRVNPWVALAASALLRGVYHLYQGFGAGLGNVAMGLVFGYVWQRTGRLWPLIVAHTLIDVVAFVGYSLLAGRLSWLL, from the coding sequence GTGAGCGCGACCGACGACGAGCTGACCGAGCCGCAACGCCGGGCGCTGCGACTCGAGATCGCGGTGGTGCTGGCGGTCACGTTCGGGCTCAGCGCCTACACCGCGCTGCTGAGGCTCATCGAGGGCGTGCTGCTCGGCCTGGCCGGGCAGACCGTCGCGCTGAATCCGAAGAGGTCTCCGTTCGACCTGATCGATCTGGGCCTGAACCTCGCCGGCCTGTTCCAGCTGCTCGCCTGGGGTGTCCTCGCGGTGTACCTGCTCTGGCGCGGCGGTGACGGCCCGGCCCGCATCGGATTGGCCCGGATCCGTTGGCGCCAGGACATTCTCGGCGGCGTCGGGCTCGCGCTGCTGATCGGCGTACCCGGTCTGGCGTTCTACCAGATCGCCCGCCTCCTCGGCGCCAATGCATCGGTCGAGCCGGCCGAGCTCAACGACACCTGGTGGCGCATCCCGGTTCTGCTGCTGCTGGCGTTCGGCAACGGCTGGGCCGAAGAGGTGATCGTGGTCGGGTTCCTGATGACCCGGCTGCGCCAGCTGCGCGTGAATCCGTGGGTGGCACTGGCGGCCTCGGCTCTGCTTCGTGGCGTCTATCACCTGTACCAGGGGTTCGGCGCGGGCCTGGGCAACGTCGCGATGGGACTGGTGTTCGGCTACGTGTGGCAGCGCACCGGCCGGTTGTGGCCGCTGATCGTCGCGCACACACTGATCGACGTCGTCGCGTTCGTCGGATACTCGCTACTCGCGGGACGGCTGAGTTGGCTGCTCTAA
- a CDS encoding DUF2470 domain-containing protein, which produces MASPALTAAPTTAERIRSACARAGGAMLAVEGLEPVTTPVHHLLDDGSFAITVPSHGALAAAVVSSGNAGIQAVLEMTDYSPLPLREPVRSLVWIQGVLRDVASSEVAGLLDLIAASEPNPALLQVNSGDNQDGDTRYGLLRLEIESVVVADSTGAESVAVGELLGARPDPFCAMESHWLQHMESAHRDMVDRLATRLPSSLQRGRVRPLGLDRYGVSLRVESENGDHDVRLPFGKPVDDVTGLSRAIRVLMGCPFLNGLRARGI; this is translated from the coding sequence ATGGCTTCTCCGGCACTGACCGCAGCTCCCACGACGGCGGAGCGGATCCGTAGCGCATGCGCCCGGGCCGGCGGCGCGATGCTCGCCGTTGAGGGTCTCGAACCGGTCACCACTCCGGTGCACCACCTCCTCGACGACGGGTCGTTCGCGATCACCGTCCCGAGCCACGGCGCGCTGGCCGCCGCGGTGGTGTCCTCGGGCAACGCAGGCATCCAGGCCGTACTGGAGATGACCGACTACTCGCCGCTGCCGCTGCGCGAGCCGGTGCGCTCGCTGGTCTGGATCCAGGGCGTGCTGCGCGACGTCGCGAGTTCCGAGGTCGCCGGGCTGCTCGACCTGATCGCCGCATCTGAGCCCAATCCAGCTCTGCTGCAGGTCAATTCCGGTGACAACCAGGACGGCGACACCCGCTACGGGCTGCTGCGCCTGGAGATCGAGTCCGTCGTGGTCGCCGATTCCACCGGCGCGGAGTCCGTCGCGGTCGGCGAACTGCTCGGCGCACGCCCGGACCCGTTCTGCGCCATGGAATCGCACTGGCTGCAACACATGGAGTCCGCGCATCGCGACATGGTCGACCGCCTCGCCACCCGGCTGCCCAGCTCCCTGCAGCGCGGCCGGGTCCGCCCCCTCGGCCTGGACCGCTACGGCGTCTCCCTGCGGGTCGAGAGCGAGAACGGTGACCACGACGTACGGCTGCCGTTCGGGAAACCGGTCGACGACGTCACCGGGCTCAGCCGGGCGATCCGGGTGCTGATGGGCTGCCCGTTCCTCAACGGGCTGCGCGCGCGGGGGATCTGA
- the pheA gene encoding prephenate dehydratase, whose protein sequence is MPGIAYLGPEGTFTEAALRALAAAGMIPPADSGTEALTPVATDSTPAALEAVRAGAVQFACVPIENSIDGPVLPTLDSLAEGEPLQIYAELTLDVSFTIAVRPGIAAADVRTVAAFPVAAAQVKKWLSANLPNAELVPSNSNAAAAQDVAAGRADAAVSTALATERYGLDTLASGIVDEPNARTRFVLVGCPGPPPPRTGADRTSVVLRLDNKPGALVGAMNELAIRDIDLTGIESRPTRTELGTYKFYLDFIGHIDDDSVAEAMRALYRRCADVRYLGSWPTGDVVGALPPSFDDAAAWLQRLREGKP, encoded by the coding sequence GTGCCCGGCATCGCATACCTCGGTCCCGAGGGGACCTTCACCGAGGCGGCGCTGCGCGCACTCGCCGCCGCCGGCATGATCCCGCCGGCGGATTCGGGCACCGAAGCGCTGACCCCGGTCGCGACCGACAGCACGCCCGCCGCGCTGGAGGCGGTCCGCGCCGGCGCCGTCCAGTTCGCCTGCGTGCCGATCGAGAACTCCATCGACGGCCCGGTCCTGCCGACACTGGACAGCCTGGCCGAAGGTGAGCCGCTGCAGATCTACGCCGAACTGACCCTGGACGTGTCGTTCACGATCGCGGTGCGTCCCGGCATCGCCGCGGCCGACGTGCGCACCGTCGCGGCGTTCCCGGTGGCCGCCGCCCAGGTGAAGAAGTGGTTGAGCGCCAACCTGCCGAACGCCGAACTGGTTCCGTCGAATTCGAACGCCGCCGCCGCACAGGACGTCGCGGCCGGCCGGGCGGACGCGGCGGTCAGCACCGCGCTGGCCACCGAGCGCTACGGCCTCGACACGCTGGCGTCGGGCATCGTCGACGAACCGAACGCCCGCACCCGGTTCGTGCTCGTCGGCTGCCCTGGTCCGCCGCCGCCGCGCACCGGCGCCGACCGGACGTCGGTGGTGCTGCGACTCGACAACAAACCGGGCGCGCTGGTCGGTGCGATGAACGAGCTCGCGATCCGCGACATCGACCTGACCGGTATCGAATCCCGGCCCACCCGAACGGAATTGGGTACCTACAAGTTCTATCTCGACTTCATCGGGCACATCGACGACGATTCGGTGGCCGAGGCGATGCGGGCGCTGTACCGCCGCTGCGCCGACGTCCGCTATCTCGGGTCCTGGCCGACGGGGGACGTCGTCGGCGCCCTGCCGCCGTCGTTCGACGACGCGGCCGCGTGGCTGCAGCGGCTGCGGGAGGGCAAACCGTGA
- a CDS encoding histidine phosphatase family protein, which yields MSGRLVLVRHGQSHANVERRLDTRPPGAELTGLGRDQAREFARGLTRPPAMITHSIATRAVQTAAQIAEEIGRTFAGAGPVPFEGIHEVQAGELEDRSDEDAHDTFNDVYRRWHGGELDLAVPGGETARQVLERYVPVLDQLRMHYLDDAAWHGDIVVVSHGAAIRLVSAVLAGVDSTFAIDHHLANTESVVLAPVTDGGWSCVQWGTLTPPFEPEAPVTTADARSADPMG from the coding sequence GTGAGCGGACGGCTTGTCCTGGTCCGGCACGGTCAGTCGCATGCCAATGTGGAACGGCGCCTCGACACCCGCCCGCCCGGTGCCGAGCTGACCGGCCTCGGCCGCGATCAGGCGCGTGAGTTCGCGCGAGGCCTGACCCGGCCGCCGGCGATGATCACCCATTCGATCGCGACCCGCGCCGTGCAGACCGCGGCCCAGATCGCCGAGGAGATCGGCCGGACCTTCGCCGGCGCGGGGCCGGTGCCGTTCGAGGGCATCCACGAGGTCCAGGCCGGTGAGCTGGAGGACCGCTCCGACGAGGACGCCCACGACACGTTCAACGACGTCTACCGGCGCTGGCACGGCGGCGAGCTGGATCTCGCCGTGCCCGGCGGCGAGACCGCGCGGCAGGTGCTCGAGCGCTACGTGCCCGTGCTCGACCAACTGCGTATGCACTACCTCGACGACGCGGCCTGGCACGGCGACATCGTCGTGGTCAGCCACGGCGCCGCGATCCGGCTCGTGTCGGCGGTCCTGGCCGGCGTCGACAGCACGTTCGCGATCGACCACCACCTGGCCAACACCGAGTCGGTGGTACTGGCGCCGGTCACCGACGGGGGCTGGAGTTGTGTGCAGTGGGGCACGCTGACACCGCCCTTCGAACCGGAGGCGCCGGTGACGACGGCCGACGCGCGCTCAGCCGACCCGATGGGCTGA
- a CDS encoding metallopeptidase family protein, whose product MAVRMSPQRFEELVGDALDLLPPQLASAIDNVVILVADRNEDEPDLLGLYEGVALTERDSWYAGSLPDTITIYREALLDVCGDEQEVVDEVAITVIHEIAHHFGIDDERLHELGWG is encoded by the coding sequence GTGGCCGTGCGGATGAGCCCGCAACGGTTCGAAGAGTTGGTCGGCGACGCCCTGGATCTCCTTCCTCCGCAGTTGGCGTCCGCGATCGACAACGTCGTGATCCTGGTCGCCGACCGCAACGAGGACGAGCCCGATCTGCTGGGCCTCTACGAGGGTGTCGCGCTGACCGAGCGGGATTCCTGGTACGCCGGATCGTTGCCGGACACCATCACCATCTACCGCGAGGCCCTGCTCGACGTGTGCGGTGACGAACAGGAGGTCGTCGACGAGGTCGCGATCACCGTCATCCACGAGATCGCGCACCACTTCGGCATCGACGACGAACGCCTGCACGAACTGGGCTGGGGCTGA